The Aeromonas jandaei genomic interval TACCCCCGAGCCTATCAGTTGCAGCAAGGAGATGGCGCTGCACATGCCGGGGCGCAAGCAGGCGCAAATCGAGGCGTTCACTGCCTGCCTGCCCGCACATCAGGGACCTTATCTGGAGTGGTGTGCCGGCAAAGGGCATCTTGGGCGACTGGTGTCACGTCATCGTCACGCGTCGGTATTGAGCCTCGAATTGCAAGAGCAGCTCTGTGAAGAGGGTCGTCAGCTGGCCGAGCGGGATGGCGCCACCATGACCTTCTGCTGCGCCGATGCCTTTGCTCCCGAGTCTGCCGAGCTTATTGCGCCCGAGCACCACGCCATGGCGCTGCATGCCTGTGGCGAGTTGCATACTCATCTGTTGGCGCAAGTGGCCGAGCGCAGTGCCCGTGGGGTGACCATCTCCCCCTGCTGTTACCATTTGATCCGCACTCCGGATTACCGTCCGCTCTCTCAAGCCGCTCAGGGTAGTGCACTACGTCTGGCCAAGGCCGATCTCAAACTGCCGTTGCAGGAGACGGTGACCGGCGGCGCGCGGATCACCCGCTTGCGTGAGCAGGAGGTGGTGTGGCGGCTCGCCTTTGATTGCCTGCAACGGGAAGTGCGCGGGGTCGATGAGTATCTGCCGGTGCCCAATATGCAAAAGAGCCTGCTGACCGGCAGTTTCGCGGCATTTTGCGACTGGGCTGCCGAGCGCAAGGGGATCCCGTTGCCGAGCGGACTGGACTACGACGCCTTTGTGGCCAAAGGGGAGGCGCGTTTTGGCGCTGTCGCTAGGATGGAGCTGGTGCGTCACCTGTTTCGCCGTCCCCTCGAGATCTGGCTTGCCCTTGATAGAGCCTTGTTCCTGCAAGAGCAGGGTTATTGGGTCGAGGTGGGAGAGTTCTGCGCCAAACCGATGACGCCGCGCAACATCCTGATCCGCGCGGTGAAAGCACAAGCCTGAACCGATAAGCCACCCTCTGGTTACCGATATTGCAAATGACTGGCTGTATGGAGATGGTATTCACCTGACAGTTGCCCACAAAAGGGAGTGGTCATACGGCTTCAAACCGGATAACAAAACGGTACCCCTACCGTGTTATCTGGAGTCACCGTATGACCACCAACGAGAAAGTAGCACGTCGCAAACTCAGCCTGCTAGAGCTTGCCAAAGAGCCCAATAACGTCAGCAAAGCCTGCAAGCTCATCGGCTATAGTCGTCAGCAGTTCTACGAAATTCGCCGTAATTACCAGACCTATGGCGCCGAGGGCTTGCTCGATAAACTGCCCGGCTGTAAAGGGGCTCATCCCAATCTGGTCGCTCCCGAGATTGAACAGGCCATCCTCGATTACTCCCTCACC includes:
- a CDS encoding methyltransferase, with translation MDYRIEAPVLAQRFQQLDQLLIRHRRWWQYQPYHHLTMPFANEAPALVAQLDALTLEQLAELDGDMAALGSLLSPWIADGEVLLQLSQLEPFTPEPISCSKEMALHMPGRKQAQIEAFTACLPAHQGPYLEWCAGKGHLGRLVSRHRHASVLSLELQEQLCEEGRQLAERDGATMTFCCADAFAPESAELIAPEHHAMALHACGELHTHLLAQVAERSARGVTISPCCYHLIRTPDYRPLSQAAQGSALRLAKADLKLPLQETVTGGARITRLREQEVVWRLAFDCLQREVRGVDEYLPVPNMQKSLLTGSFAAFCDWAAERKGIPLPSGLDYDAFVAKGEARFGAVARMELVRHLFRRPLEIWLALDRALFLQEQGYWVEVGEFCAKPMTPRNILIRAVKAQA